The sequence TTTTCTCTCCCTATTTTCTTGAGTTGTTTCactgcttttttccccatctgACGAAGATATGTTTTCTCTATGTCTTCTATATCAGTGTCGTTACCGAATCTCCTTGAGTTGTTTGTTGCTGTCCTTGCCCATCTACCACGTCATTCTCATAATCTTCCATATCGTGCGTCGTATCGAAGGCAAATGTCGATctccgattatattttatattttctaacataattgggtagcactcttcgtgcttaaatttttgtTAACATTGCAGTCCTTGAACCGCTTCTTTACTTCTTCAAATTGTtattgtttttgaaaacaagtttAGCTCGGGCGATTGTAAAATATGGTTAACAAGGATTAAAAAAATTAAGATTACTTTCCTTCTTTTTAGTACCCCATCCGGTATGATATTCTCCTTCCATTTTCGACTCCTTTGCAGCGAAGAGAGACACGACTTTACTTATTTcgtgatttcctttttgaatgGAGGTCCAAGGAAGCTTAGGTATTTTAGGTAATTGACGTTCCATTCATCTTTGATGCAACTCCAAAATCCCGCTATTGATTGATCAGTTCCAgcagaaaaatcttgagatattgataaatgaattttacacatcgttAAGTCTTCCATTACTGAAAAGTTTGGACCTCCTGGTGCTCGTGATCCCATAACTCTACATagtctaaaaaataaaatgatattGTGATTGGTCTCCAAAATTTCGTGTATATATAGGGTAAAGAAAAAGATTACCGTTGTGATATAACGTCTATTTTTTCTAACGTTGCGAAAAATTTCAAAAACGATCACAACGATCGAAAATTCAACCAAAAAAATCCAACGAGAAGAATCGGCAACAGTCGGAAAATTAGTGGGGCGAACATACGTTTACGCCCCCACATGAGGCGGACACACCATTTGCGCCTAAatggggcgtttatataatgtcctcCCCACACAGGCGTTAACCAAACCATCCGCCTCATTTGGGGCGGTAATACAAGTTGCGCCATATCGGGCTGTACTTAAAGTTGCGCTTCAATCAAGCGTACGATTCAGTCTTCGTCTGAGAAGACTAATATCTCAAGAACATCCTTCTTTCTTACTAATCCAAGAAACACAAGTTAGAGATATTACTAGAAATCAAATTTATAATTTTTGGGAAAACGATCAGTTTGAACGGTTTCACCACCCTCCTGAAGGCAGATCAGGAGGGGCTTTTAATAGTTTGGGATTCTGCAAATTTTGAACGTTTAGACAATATGCAGGGTCCTTGTTTTATAACTCTGTTACTAAGGAATAGATCTGATGGATTTACTTGGATATTGTCGAATGTTTATGGTCCTGCTGAAAGAGCGGGAAAAGACATTCTTTGGGAAGAGTTGTGGGATACAAGGGGCTTATGGCAAGAATTCGATAATTTCATCACGGAAGATGCTTTGGTGGACTTGCCTCTTCGTGGTGGAAAATATACTTGGACTAGTAAGTGTATCAACCCTACTCTATCTAGAATTGATCGTTTTCTTTTCTAGGACGAGTggcttaatatttttccagacATGAAAGTATCTGTTCTTCTTAGGGTTTCTTCGGATCACGCACCGATAACTCTTCATTTCGGTCACAATCAGATTTCTAGAACTCCTTTTAGATTGGAAATTTATTGGCTTACGGATAATTCCTTCTTTGATGTTCTGCGGTTCTGGTGGAATAAATTTGATTTTAGGGgttcaagtagttttatttttgcAAAGAAATTACAAAGTTTGAATCCTATTTTGGTAACATGGAGCAAGAAAAAATTTAAAGGGCTAGATGCAAGGCTACATGGTTGTGAAGTTAATATAGCAAGACTAAACTCAAGAGAAGAAGTCACACCTCTTTCTATGGATGAGTTCAATGACAGAAATTTTTCTTTAGGTACTCACAATGAAGTATCTCACCTGCTACGTCAAAAGTGGTTGTCTCGAGCGAAGGTGAGCTAAATTAGTAAAGGGGAAATAAATACTTCTTATTTTCACATAATCGCAAATGGAAGAAAGCAAGCAAATTGGATTCATAAGATTGTGATGGATGGCCAAGAAATTACTACGCACAGTGAGATTCAAAATGAGGCCGTCATGTTCTTTACCGATTTATACACTGAAGACCAAATGTGGAGACCCAAAGTGGATAATTTGGAGTTTTCAACTATCTCTTCTGTTCAAATCCAAAGGTTAGAAATTACTATTGAAATAGAGGAAGTACTTCAAGTGTTAAATAACATGCCCACCAACAAATCTCCGGGTACAGACGGTATGCCAAATGAATTCTTTAAAGCTTCCTGTCCAATTCTCCAAGAGGATTTCATGAGAGTTATTAAATAGTTCCAAAATAGAGGCAAGTTAGATTGGAGTTTAAACTATACTTTCAATGTGTTAATTCCAAAGAGGGTAGGTGCAAATCAGTTCAAAGACTTTAGACCTTTTAGTCTAGTTGGGGGAGTTTACAAGATTCTAGCTAAAGTTCTTGCCAATAGACTCAAGTTGGTAATCCCCTCCATTATTTCTAATTATCAAGGTGCGTTTGTGAAAGACAAACAAATTTTTGACGGTGTGTTAATAGCAAATGAGTTAATTTATTCAAGACTAAGAAGTGGTAAGGGAGGTTTTGTGTGTAAGATTGATATCGAAAAAGCTTACGACAGAGTGAATTGGGAATGTCTTGATTACATGATGGATAGATTCGTGATTGGTGGAAAATGGAGAAGATGGATTAGAGGGTGTCTTCGTAGTACTCACTTTTCAGTTCTTATCAATGAAAAATCAACCAAAAAGTTTAAGGGTTACAGAGGATTAAGGCAACGGGACCCAATCTCCCTTTTACTTTTTCTCATGATTGCTGAAATTCTctccaaaatattgatcaaagcACAAGAGATGGGTCTGATTAAAGGTTTTCAAGTGAATTCAGAAAGTACTGGTATCACCCATTTATAGTTCGCGGACGATACTCTATTATTTGTAGATGCTGATCTTAACCAAGTGCATAACTAAAACAAATTCTTCTTTGTTTCGAGGAAGTTACATACTTAAAAGTGAATCTAACAAAGAGTAGTTTGATGCTGATAAGCATCAATGATCACGATAGGAAAGCGGGTATGCAAGAAGCAAATATTTTAGGATATACAGTGggttctcttcctttctcttatCTAGGCCTGCCTTTAGGAGCAAAAGCGAGACAGAAATCTATTTGAGACactattttagaaaaaaaaatgaaaaaggctAGCTCCTtagaaaaaaaaagttcataTCTAGAGGAGTGAGATTGGTTCTCATCAAGAGCACACTTGCAAGTATTCCTGTTTATTTCCTTTGTCTGTTCACTGTTCCTGTCTCGGTTGCTAAATTAATTGAAAAATTGGCACGAGATTTCTTGTGGGGTGACACTAATGTAAAAAAAGCTTTTCATCTGGTTGGTTGGAGTAAAATTTACAGATGGAAATCTAAAAGAGGGTTAGGTATCAGGAAGATTAAGACGACAAATAGGGCTTTACTTTCAAAGTGGGTTCGGAGATATGCTACGAAGAAGAGTAGCTTATGGAGGTCAATAATTCATCGAAAGCATGGAGGTAATAGCTGAAAACTGATAGTACTATAGAGTGTATCCCTGTAACTTTCGGTGTCTCCTCGGCACCTCGGCTTCTATTGTAAATCTtatttgaaaaaataaatgttTAACATATATTCCTGGGTATCCGAAAGAAACTTgatgcaaaaaatattaaaatttgatgatgtggtAAAGGACTGTACTTTTGTAACATATATTCTTCAGATCCGAAAAAAATTCGACGTGAAAAGCattaaaatttgatgatgtggcaACGGATTGTTTGGAGAGTATAATTCCTAATTTACAATCCCATGTAAAATTCTCAAAGTTAGGTAGGGCTTCCCTgtatatatactaggtatcaaCCAGGCCTTCCTCCTGGTCTCAACCTCTCGTACACCTTCGGCGTgttgttgttttaattttaatcGTGTTTTCACCAAATATGGATTGGTACAAGTCTTGGGGATATTTTATGCTGGGAGTTTGTTTTCACCAAATATTAAAGTAACAAACTAATAAAATCATCCAATCTaaagaaatattaaaaattaCATGTACCATTACTTCTTTTaaaattaaaagaagcatcaaaatctACAATAATACTTCAGGATACACTACATATTTTGTTACCGGATATAAAGACACATTTGATTCATTTGGAAATAATAAAGTAATTCTCCTTGCAGCAGTACACCTGGACAATGCGACATATAACTGACCATGACTAAATATTGGAGTGCGTAAATCAATTCACACATACTTCACCGATTGTCCCTGGGATTTGTTAATAGTCATCGCATATGTAACGCGTATGGGAAATTGGCGTCTTTCCATTTGTATGTTTAGCTCTGAAGCTGAAGGTTGAAAAGTTATTCTAGGGATGAATAATACTTCACCAGCTTTTTCTCCAGTTATGATTTTAGCTTCAATCACGTGTCGTCCGCACCTCGTCACCACCAGTCTTGTACCATTACAAAGGCCTTCTTTCGGTGCCAGATTTCTCAGCAACATAATGGGACATCCAACTTTGAGGTCTAGCTTAAATGGAGGTGTTCCTGGTGGACTTAAATTGTTGAGAAATTCAGTTGTAAAATCCGAATCCCTTCCATGATCATCCCGAATCATTTTGTCAGCAGCAAAATACGTGTAAGTCTCCCCATGTACTCTTTCTAATGCATCCATATTAATCTTATGGACGTCTTCATTACGTGGAGATAAAATGATCCTCTCGGATAAGTATTCGGGTGACATTGATTCGTCCATTACCAATAGAGGATACACCGAAGATATTAGCTCATGCATGTTTTGACATCTACCCACTATCGATGGCAGATTAACAACCTCTTTAGGGTTCGTTCCAATCTACATACCAATTAATCGGATTTAAAATAGCTATGTCTACGATAAATATAGTTTTGTTCAATGAAATTTCATTACCTCAAGCAAGTAGTCAGCAAACTCCAAATTTTCCGGTTCCTGCTCCAATCGCATATTTTGGTTTAGCGTCAATACAGTAATGTAATCCCAAAGCAATGAACCTCTTATAGATGCTCCAACAGTTTGTTCTCGACTTGCATTCGAGACCACTGGTAAAGTATGTCTAAAGTCTCCACCCAAGACGACTGTTACACCTTCAAAGTGTCTGTCATCACTGCGAATATCTCGTAGTAGGCGATCAACTGCTTCCACACAAAATCTATGTTGCATTGAAACTTCATCCCATATGATCAATCTTACTTCTTTAAGCAGCTGGGCATAATACGAGTCTTTACTAATACTAATACTGTTATCGTCTTGGACTTCAAATGGAATCTTAAAAGTGGAATGTGTCGTTCGACCTCCATCAAGAAGTAGTGAAGCCATACCAGATGAAGCAACAATTAAGACTATTTTTCCATCTTTACGACATCTTCTTGCTATTGTGTTATACAAAAAAGTTTTTCCAGTCCCTGCACTGCAATTCAGTAAAAACATTCGTCCATTGCGATCATTCACAGATTCCACTATCGCATTGTACGCCAAACGTTGTGCGACATTCAATTTCTCAATATCTGACTGAATCACCGAATCACTTAATGCAAACTGAAGTTGTCTATGGTCCCAAATGTATCTGTTACCTACTATTTGACCCCAATCATGTCTTGGTCTCGGCATTGATTCATATTTTTCTAGTTTTTTTCCAGATCGTTGAAGTAGTTGATCCAACAAGTATAATCTGTAATCCATTGCCAGTTCATCTGTTGGATTCTGGATGTTAAACCTTGTTCGCAATCTATGTGGTAGATCATCGCATATATTCATTCCAAATTTCGCCCACAACACCTCCGGTCTTGATGGATTACATTGCGATAGGATAATACAAAATAGTTTCCTCAGCTGATTTCCAGTTTGCATAACCACTGCTTCTTGAAGACATTTTTCTGATTCTCCATCATGTGCTAAAATCCCAAGTGCAATACATGCATCTTGAAACGTATTGTGCACCTCGTCTACGTCTCCATTACTTACAgtcttcaagtcttcaaaagcaTTAGCACCTCTAATAGTTGTGAGTAACATACGTAAGTAGTACAACTCTCCAGCATTAGGGCTAACAAAATACATTCTTCCAATTGCAAATCCTTGTTGTCTAATTTTCCACTCGTTAGCCTTTTTACTCCATACAAAGTGTTGCGGGAACTCTTGATAAGTATAGGCCGGAGCAGTAGGATTTTTAGCATAATATTCAAAATAACCCATCAAAGTCGTCTTATGTTCTTGTGTTGTTCGTATAACCGAGGTCATTGATTGCCTTGCGTTGTAAACAACCCGTTGCTGATTCTGTAAATGAACTGCCAACCGATGTACAACAGGATATTCTTCATGCAAGTGGTACTCAAGTAAACGCCACACAGCCTCAGGTGGTCCAATGTACCTTGCATCAATATATTGTTGAATCTCGTCATGTTCTCTCAAAACCATCGTAGCTCGGTCACCCTTTTTATGAATGTATTTGTTAATATATTTTACAGCTCTAATGCCTGCACATATTTCAACATTGATGTGGCAATTGAACATTCTTGAGAGATGCGGGTTATAGGGTACAACATCTATATTATAcgcctttttgttgtttctgacaATTACTTCTATTCCATCCCGACGACGACGATAACTGGGATACCCACCCTCGTCCAAAGTTGTTGTGTCAGTGTACTTCTTTGGATATCCTTTCGTACATTTTCCTTTTGACATACATGCTGCACCTGGATCTCGTTCTCTACATGGACCATGAACCATACATTTGCTTACGGTGTCAAACAGTATTGggtcatttttctcatcaggaaaTTCAGCAGAAACAAATCTATCAACCATGTCTGTCGTACGAATTTTTTCCGAATCTTTTAAAAATATAAGAGCATGCATATGTGGTAGCCCTCGTTTCTGAAACTCGATTGTATAAACATGGGCGACAACCGTGCCGAACACctttttttcctttatttcttTCATCAATGCTTTTCTTTTCAGCTCAAAAACTCGAGCCACCAAATCAGGACGATCGGTGACACTCTAATTGCCTTCCGCTCCCAGTGTGTGAAGATGGTAAAATAATAGGATTACCTCTATCACCTGGATTCAAATCAGCATTTGTCATATCAGCAATGCAACTGTATTGGTCAGAACGCAAAGTTGGTTGGTTGAATCTGAGCCATGCCAACTTACTCTGCTCTGTCGCTGCCCATGCATCAACTAAGAACTCTTGAAATAGTTTCTGGCTCTTATGATGGTGGAATATTCTTTGGTGCGTTCAAATATGCGGTAACTGTAATACTCCATTTGAGATAATTTGGTTTTCGTATATGTTTGGGTGACTGCATCCCATTGCCTCATTGTCGGTGACCATCCCAGCTCACCAAAAGGAAATAGTAAAACATAATGTAAAGGCAAGTACGCCGGATGACACTCCGAAATTTGTTTCAACCCGTTGTTTTCTCTCAAATGAAATATAATATCTCGCACCCCAGTCTCCTTATAAGTTATTTCTGGAATGATAACCGCAATCTCATCTGCTGTCGGAAGATTATAACGCCTAATATCGGTTGTCTTGTTATATTGAAGGGAAACTCTGATATTCTGGTCGATCGGGCTCATCTGGTCCAAAATTGCATAAGCCTGACGATACTTGTTATAAAAAACATTGAATTGGAGCATAGTATTCTGAATTGTCTGTAGGACATTCATATTTAACTCAGGATTTCGTTTTCCCCGGACAAACAATGCAAAAGCTGGATCATAGATGTACAGTTGGGAGTAAACCGCCCTCCTCTCAGTTCCAGGAGCTGGTAAAACACCGCCGTCTAAATGTCTCGACTCCCCATGT comes from Papaver somniferum cultivar HN1 unplaced genomic scaffold, ASM357369v1 unplaced-scaffold_158, whole genome shotgun sequence and encodes:
- the LOC113337140 gene encoding uncharacterized protein LOC113337140, whose translation is MKEIKEKKVFGTVVAHVYTIEFQKRGLPHMHALIFLKDSEKIRTTDMVDRFVSAEFPDEKNDPILFDTVSKCMVHGPCRERDPGAACMSKGKCTKGYPKKYTDTTTLDEGGYPSYRRRRDGIEVIVRNNKKAYNIDVVPYNPHLSRMFNCHINVEICAGIRAVKYINKYIHKKGDRATMVLREHDEIQQYIDARYIGPPEAVWRLLEYHLHEEYPVVHRLAVHLQNQQRVVYNARQSMTSVIRTTQEHKTTLMGYFEYYAKNPTAPAYTYQEFPQHFVWSKKANEWKIRQQGFAIGRMYFVSPNAGELYYLRMLLTTIRGANAFEDLKTVSNGDVDEVHNTFQDACIALGILAHDGESEKCLQEAVVMQTGNQLRKLFCIILSQCNPSRPEVLWAKFGMNICDDLPHRLRTRFNIQNPTDELAMDYRLYLLDQLLQRSGKKLEKYESMPRPRHDWGQIVGNRYIWDHRQLQFALSDSVIQSDIEKLNVAQRLAYNAIVESVNDRNGRMFLLNCSAGTGKTFLYNTIARRCRKDGKIVLIVASSGMASLLLDGGRTTHSTFKIPFEVQDDNSISISKDSYYAQLLKEVRLIIWDEVSMQHRFCVEAVDRLLRDIRSDDRHFEGVTVVLGGDFRHTLPVVSNASREQTVGASIRGSLLWDYITVLTLNQNMRLEQEPENLEFADYLLEIGTNPKEVVNLPSIVGRCQNMHELISSVYPLLVMDESMSPEYLSERIILSPRNEDVHKINMDALERVHGETYTYFAADKMIRDDHGRDSDFTTEFLNNLSPPGTPPFKLDLKVGCPIMLLRNLAPKEGLCNGTRLVVTRCGRHVIEAKIITGEKAGEVLFIPRITFQPSASELNIQMERRQFPIRVTYAMTINKSQGQSVKYV